One window of Planktothrix serta PCC 8927 genomic DNA carries:
- the cobO gene encoding cob(I)yrinic acid a,c-diamide adenosyltransferase — METNTTESTLTSEQHRLKMQRRKEVQDQRVAERNQTKGLIIVNTGNGKGKTTAALGMVLRALGHGYRVAIIQFIKGAWEPAEKAVFSKWPEQLEFHALGEGFTWETQDRDRDIEKAKEAWNLAFSFIQNPEFKLILLDEINVAMKLGYLSVEDVLAGLAKKPQDTHIILTGRGAPQTLIEQADLVTEMSLVKHPFREQGVKAQPGIEF, encoded by the coding sequence ATGGAAACCAACACCACAGAATCAACCCTCACCTCCGAACAACACCGCCTAAAAATGCAACGCCGCAAAGAAGTTCAGGATCAACGAGTGGCGGAACGTAATCAAACCAAAGGATTAATTATTGTTAATACCGGAAACGGAAAAGGTAAAACCACCGCCGCATTAGGAATGGTGTTGCGTGCCCTCGGTCATGGCTATCGAGTCGCTATTATTCAATTTATTAAAGGCGCTTGGGAACCCGCAGAAAAAGCCGTTTTCAGTAAATGGCCTGAACAATTAGAATTTCATGCGTTAGGAGAAGGCTTTACTTGGGAAACCCAAGACCGAGATCGAGATATTGAAAAAGCGAAGGAAGCGTGGAATTTAGCTTTTTCTTTTATTCAAAATCCTGAGTTTAAGTTAATCCTACTTGATGAAATTAATGTAGCGATGAAACTGGGTTATTTATCCGTTGAAGATGTTCTGGCTGGACTGGCAAAGAAACCCCAAGATACTCATATTATTTTAACAGGTCGAGGCGCTCCCCAAACCTTAATTGAACAAGCAGACCTGGTAACAGAAATGTCCCTAGTTAAGCATCCATTCCGCGAACAAGGCGTAAAGGCTCAACCAGGGATTGAATTTTAA
- the petJ gene encoding cytochrome c6 PetJ translates to MKKLLSVLILGFVLLTLQLPKPALAQEALSGSQIFSNSCAACHINGNNVVVANKTLKKEALIKYLKGYEEDGQGAIINQVTKGKNAMPAFKNRLTHEEIKSVAAYVYKQSEKGWQN, encoded by the coding sequence TTGAAAAAACTATTATCAGTCCTTATTTTAGGTTTTGTATTGTTAACACTACAACTTCCTAAACCTGCATTAGCACAAGAGGCTTTAAGTGGATCTCAAATTTTTTCTAACTCCTGTGCAGCCTGTCATATTAATGGAAATAACGTGGTCGTTGCCAATAAAACCTTGAAAAAGGAAGCCTTGATCAAATACTTAAAGGGATATGAAGAAGATGGTCAAGGAGCCATTATCAATCAAGTCACGAAGGGAAAAAATGCAATGCCAGCCTTTAAAAATCGGTTAACGCATGAAGAGATTAAAAGCGTTGCAGCCTATGTTTATAAACAGTCTGAAAAAGGATGGCAGAACTGA
- a CDS encoding helicase HerA domain-containing protein, producing MTTEKPLGSVIQGSLTKGLEVRLHPDVSVEEMRVGKFLVVRGKRSHFFCLLIDVSLGTSSARIIANPPHPDDDFLQAILAGNSTYGTIELSPMLMLSREFSEEEELIRVATQQNVGARSSRPPNSPQNNGKSAIASFQPQTNSPEIELLPVKTIPVHFSQVYEASERDFRIIFGWEDDPTRRNFAIGKPLDMDVPICLDLDRFVERSNGVFGKSGTGKSFLTRLLLSGIIKKKAAVNLIFDMHSEYGWEAVSEGKQFNTVKGLRQLFPGQVEVYTLDPESTRRRGIKDAQELYLSYSQIEVEDIMLVQRELNLSEASIDNANILRSEFGKDWITQLLSMTNEEIQLFCDERRGHKGSIMSLQRKLLRMDNLKYMRPNCPFNYVDKILQSLDAGKNVVVEFGSQSDMLSYMLVTNMITRRIHHAYVRKSENFLASKNPVDRPTQLVITIEEAHRFLDPAIVRSTIFGTIAREMRKYFVTLLIVDQRPSGIDAEVMSQVGTRITALLNDDKDIDAIFTGVSGGQSLRSVLSKLDSKQQALVLGHAVPMPVVVRTRPYDQTFYQEIGETDWTEMSDEKVLKAAALAKDDLGF from the coding sequence ATGACGACTGAGAAACCCCTGGGTTCTGTAATTCAAGGTTCCTTGACAAAAGGTTTGGAAGTTCGCTTACATCCTGATGTGTCTGTCGAGGAAATGCGGGTCGGAAAATTTTTAGTTGTGCGGGGGAAGCGATCGCATTTTTTCTGTTTGCTGATCGATGTCTCATTAGGAACCTCCAGCGCCCGAATTATCGCTAATCCTCCTCACCCTGATGATGATTTTTTACAGGCAATTTTAGCAGGAAATAGCACCTACGGAACGATTGAATTGAGCCCGATGTTAATGTTGAGCCGGGAATTTTCCGAAGAAGAAGAACTCATTCGTGTCGCCACGCAACAAAATGTAGGGGCGAGGTCTTCTCGCCCTCCCAATAGCCCTCAAAATAATGGAAAATCCGCGATCGCTTCTTTTCAACCCCAAACAAATAGCCCAGAAATTGAACTGTTACCTGTAAAAACCATTCCAGTTCATTTTTCCCAAGTTTATGAAGCCAGCGAACGGGATTTTAGAATTATTTTTGGTTGGGAAGATGACCCCACCCGGCGGAATTTTGCCATCGGTAAACCCCTGGATATGGATGTACCCATTTGTTTAGATTTAGATCGGTTTGTGGAACGTAGTAATGGAGTTTTCGGGAAATCAGGAACGGGAAAATCCTTTTTAACGCGGTTATTATTATCGGGAATTATTAAGAAAAAAGCCGCCGTTAATTTAATCTTTGATATGCACTCAGAATATGGCTGGGAAGCGGTATCGGAGGGGAAACAATTTAATACGGTTAAAGGGTTAAGACAACTATTTCCGGGTCAAGTCGAAGTTTATACTCTTGATCCTGAATCAACCCGACGGCGAGGAATTAAAGATGCTCAAGAATTATATCTGAGTTACAGTCAAATTGAAGTGGAAGATATTATGTTAGTGCAACGGGAATTAAATCTTTCCGAAGCTAGTATTGATAATGCTAATATTCTCCGCAGTGAATTTGGGAAAGATTGGATTACTCAATTGTTATCGATGACGAATGAAGAAATTCAACTGTTTTGTGATGAACGTCGAGGACATAAGGGATCGATTATGTCGTTACAACGGAAATTACTACGGATGGATAATTTAAAATATATGCGTCCTAATTGTCCGTTTAATTATGTAGATAAAATATTACAATCTTTGGATGCGGGAAAAAATGTCGTGGTGGAGTTTGGATCTCAATCCGATATGCTATCTTATATGTTAGTGACTAATATGATTACTCGCCGTATTCACCACGCTTATGTTAGAAAATCGGAGAATTTTTTAGCCTCTAAAAATCCTGTAGATCGTCCTACCCAGTTAGTGATTACTATTGAAGAAGCCCACCGTTTTTTAGATCCGGCTATTGTGCGTTCTACAATTTTTGGAACCATTGCACGAGAAATGCGAAAATATTTTGTTACCTTATTAATTGTTGATCAACGTCCCTCTGGAATTGATGCTGAGGTAATGTCTCAAGTGGGAACCCGAATAACTGCTTTACTCAATGATGATAAAGATATTGATGCTATTTTTACCGGGGTTTCTGGGGGTCAAAGTTTACGATCTGTATTATCCAAATTAGATTCTAAACAACAAGCGTTAGTGTTAGGTCATGCTGTCCCTATGCCTGTTGTAGTTAGAACTCGCCCTTATGATCAAACCTTCTATCAAGAAATAGGAGAAACTGACTGGACAGAAATGTCAGATGAAAAGGTATTAAAAGCAGCAGCGTTAGCAAAAGATGATTTAGGATTTTGA
- a CDS encoding glycerophosphodiester phosphodiesterase gives MDLEIIAHRGFSVMAPENTLVAFTAALQQGANSIECDLQISADGVPVIFHDATLNRITGTSGTIREKTIAELKQLDAGAWFGEQFAGEGIPTLEEAVAGFKMVKDFLYFDVKPNSEWSDREVDDLGQLLIQEDLLTRSIMTSFNEGFLGKIREFFPEISLGYFITDVSNFEQQLQKAVAVKNAILSVYYPVILEQPQWVEQSRQQGVDLVVWTVDSLEDVKQLRSVGVRRIITNSLIGNFEV, from the coding sequence GTGGATTTAGAAATTATAGCTCATCGGGGTTTTTCCGTAATGGCACCCGAAAATACCTTAGTAGCGTTTACTGCTGCTTTGCAACAGGGTGCAAATTCTATTGAATGTGATTTACAAATTTCAGCCGATGGAGTTCCGGTTATTTTTCATGATGCGACACTAAATCGAATTACAGGAACATCGGGTACAATTCGTGAAAAAACGATTGCTGAGTTAAAACAATTGGATGCGGGAGCATGGTTTGGTGAACAATTTGCAGGGGAAGGAATTCCCACTTTAGAAGAGGCTGTAGCTGGGTTTAAAATGGTCAAAGATTTTCTATATTTTGATGTTAAACCTAATTCGGAATGGTCAGATCGAGAAGTGGATGATTTAGGTCAACTTTTAATTCAAGAAGACCTTTTAACTCGAAGTATTATGACTTCATTTAATGAAGGTTTTTTAGGAAAAATTAGAGAATTTTTCCCCGAAATTTCCCTCGGTTATTTTATTACCGATGTTTCTAATTTTGAACAACAACTTCAAAAAGCTGTAGCGGTAAAAAATGCGATTTTGAGTGTGTATTATCCCGTGATTTTAGAACAGCCTCAATGGGTTGAGCAGAGTCGCCAGCAAGGGGTTGATCTGGTGGTTTGGACGGTGGATAGTTTAGAGGATGTCAAACAGTTAAGAAGTGTAGGAGTGAGACGGATTATTACCAATTCTTTAATTGGAAATTTTGAAGTCTAA
- a CDS encoding DUF1622 domain-containing protein, which yields MGLELLENSLFSFVHLLRFTLEAISAFCVFLGLITTLKIAITGFRRKRVFSFIELRLHFGTWLALALEFQLGADIVSTTITPSFLVLGQLAAIAVIRTFLNYFLNKELESETNFQKKLEEK from the coding sequence ATGGGTTTAGAACTCTTAGAAAACAGTTTATTTTCCTTTGTTCATCTGCTGAGGTTTACCTTAGAAGCAATTTCGGCTTTTTGTGTGTTTCTGGGATTAATTACTACCTTAAAAATTGCCATCACGGGTTTCCGTCGAAAGCGAGTTTTTTCCTTTATAGAATTACGTCTCCACTTTGGAACGTGGTTAGCGTTAGCCTTGGAATTTCAGTTAGGTGCAGATATTGTTTCCACAACGATTACACCCTCTTTTCTTGTATTAGGTCAGTTAGCAGCCATTGCTGTAATTCGGACATTTTTAAATTATTTCTTGAATAAAGAACTGGAAAGCGAAACTAATTTTCAGAAAAAACTAGAGGAGAAATAA
- the ribBA gene encoding bifunctional 3,4-dihydroxy-2-butanone-4-phosphate synthase/GTP cyclohydrolase II → MLPPNTPSFQFDTIETALADLKAGRCIVVVDDEHRENEGDLICAAQFATPDMINFMAVYARGLICLALTGERLDQLDLPLMVTKNTDANQTAFTVSIDASPQMGVSTGISADDRARTIQIAINPATRPDDLRRPGHIFPLRAKEGGVLKRAGHTEAAVDLSRLAGLYPGGVICEIQNANGSMARLPELIEYAKVHHLKLITIADLISYRLKHDRFVYRESVAKLPTQFGDFKIYAYRNTLDNTEHIALVKGDPEQFKEMPVMVRVHSECLTGDSFGSMRCDCRMQLQTAMKMIDYAGSGVIVYLRQEGRGIGLINKIKAYSLQDIGLDTVEANERLGFAPDLRDYGMGAQMLNDLGVRQIRLITNNPRKIAGLKGYGIEIVDRVPLIIEATDYNTAYLATKAKKMGHLLLQTYLITLALNWDEPQPFVRNSEAESLELKRHPNSVDSSYERLEKLRFLAKTNDLLLQEEARPVAIALFDQVQLIINLGFDQAGVADPQWYQQLDHPYLKAITTILDQITQWPHLQKLQFLISSGVDPLTNLQAQLKHEQFPMTQLPSSICQQLKPQTIYSFSS, encoded by the coding sequence GTGCTACCCCCAAACACTCCCAGTTTCCAATTTGACACCATTGAAACAGCCTTAGCAGATCTCAAGGCGGGGCGCTGTATCGTGGTGGTTGACGATGAACACCGCGAAAACGAAGGCGACTTAATTTGTGCGGCCCAATTTGCGACACCGGATATGATTAACTTCATGGCGGTATATGCGCGGGGACTAATTTGTTTAGCCTTAACGGGTGAACGTCTGGATCAGTTAGACTTGCCGTTAATGGTGACGAAAAACACCGATGCTAATCAAACCGCCTTCACCGTTAGTATTGATGCGTCCCCTCAAATGGGGGTTTCAACGGGAATTTCCGCCGATGACCGGGCGAGAACCATTCAAATTGCGATTAACCCGGCGACTCGTCCCGATGATTTACGACGTCCGGGGCATATTTTTCCCCTGCGGGCCAAGGAAGGCGGGGTATTAAAACGGGCCGGACATACCGAAGCGGCGGTGGATTTATCTCGGTTGGCGGGGTTATATCCGGGGGGTGTGATTTGTGAAATTCAAAATGCTAATGGCTCAATGGCGCGACTTCCTGAATTAATTGAATATGCGAAAGTTCATCATTTAAAATTAATTACGATTGCGGATTTAATTAGTTATCGCCTCAAACATGATCGTTTTGTTTATCGAGAAAGTGTTGCTAAATTACCCACACAATTTGGCGATTTTAAAATTTATGCCTATCGCAATACCTTAGATAATACCGAACATATTGCCTTAGTTAAAGGTGATCCAGAACAGTTTAAAGAAATGCCTGTGATGGTGCGGGTTCACTCCGAATGTTTAACGGGTGATTCCTTTGGATCAATGCGCTGTGACTGTCGAATGCAGTTACAAACCGCGATGAAAATGATTGATTATGCCGGGTCGGGAGTAATTGTTTATTTACGACAAGAGGGGCGAGGAATTGGATTAATTAATAAGATTAAAGCTTATTCTTTACAAGATATTGGACTCGATACCGTTGAAGCTAATGAACGCTTAGGTTTTGCCCCAGATTTACGCGATTATGGCATGGGGGCACAAATGCTAAATGATTTAGGCGTGAGGCAAATTCGCTTAATTACGAATAATCCGCGTAAAATTGCTGGGTTAAAAGGTTATGGAATTGAGATTGTAGATCGAGTGCCGTTAATTATTGAAGCAACGGATTATAATACGGCTTATTTAGCAACAAAAGCTAAAAAAATGGGTCATTTATTATTACAAACTTATTTAATTACTCTGGCTCTTAATTGGGATGAACCTCAACCTTTCGTCAGAAATTCAGAAGCAGAATCCCTGGAGTTAAAACGCCATCCTAATTCAGTAGACAGTAGTTATGAACGGTTAGAAAAGTTACGGTTTTTAGCAAAAACCAATGATTTATTATTACAAGAAGAAGCTCGACCTGTGGCGATCGCTTTATTTGATCAAGTTCAATTAATTATTAATTTAGGGTTTGATCAAGCGGGAGTAGCCGATCCTCAATGGTATCAACAACTAGATCATCCCTATCTCAAAGCCATTACCACAATTTTAGATCAAATTACCCAATGGCCTCATCTGCAAAAATTACAATTTTTGATTTCTTCTGGGGTTGATCCCCTGACGAATTTACAAGCACAACTCAAGCATGAACAATTTCCCATGACTCAACTCCCTTCTTCCATTTGTCAACAGTTAAAACCCCAAACCATTTATAGCTTTTCCTCCTAA
- a CDS encoding RecQ family ATP-dependent DNA helicase, whose product MQSSTDWQQVKASFKQIWGYDDFRPPQGEIIKSLLDKKDALIVMPTGGGKSICFQLPALLQTGLTLVISPLVALMENQVQELQDLHLPATLIHSQLMPQQRRQTLRLVEQNQLRLLYLSPETLLSVPVWSVISQPHIKINGLILDEAHCLVQWGDTFRPAYRRLGAIRSTLINLKPAGTKIAIAAFTATADPDAQDIIKQVLKLQNPQQFLLSPYRSNLELNIKIVCTPRGRQQQLIQFIQPRKNQTGLIYARTRKDCEQLAQWLQSQNYSTVAYHAGLGSDERRKIEKDWLQEKVKFVVCSSAFGMGINKSNVRWVAHFQAPFLLSEYIQEVGRAGRDGQPAIALTIISEPTGFFYPEDKQRQNYLKENLQKQYQLANQLIKKLPLTGNIETVSEQFPNSAIALSILHAQERLIWRDPFHYEILSKPSKSTLDQNTKAIQQMNQYLKTRHCRWQFLLQAFGFNLDNSFKKCGHCDRCKSN is encoded by the coding sequence ATGCAATCATCTACAGACTGGCAACAGGTCAAAGCCTCCTTTAAACAAATTTGGGGTTATGATGATTTCCGACCGCCCCAAGGGGAAATTATCAAAAGCTTGTTGGACAAAAAAGATGCTTTAATTGTAATGCCAACCGGAGGCGGAAAATCCATCTGTTTTCAACTTCCAGCCTTATTACAAACTGGATTAACCTTAGTAATATCGCCCCTGGTGGCATTAATGGAAAATCAGGTTCAGGAACTTCAAGATCTACACCTTCCTGCCACCTTAATTCATAGTCAATTAATGCCCCAACAACGCCGTCAAACCTTACGTTTAGTTGAACAAAATCAATTAAGACTCCTCTATCTTTCTCCCGAAACTTTATTAAGTGTTCCGGTTTGGAGTGTAATTTCTCAACCTCATATTAAAATTAATGGCTTAATCTTAGATGAAGCCCATTGTTTAGTACAATGGGGGGATACTTTTCGCCCTGCTTATCGACGCTTAGGGGCGATTCGTTCAACTTTAATTAATCTGAAACCTGCGGGTACAAAAATAGCGATCGCAGCTTTTACCGCCACCGCCGACCCCGATGCTCAAGATATTATTAAACAAGTTTTAAAACTGCAAAACCCTCAACAATTTCTCCTCAGTCCCTATCGATCTAATTTAGAATTAAATATCAAAATTGTTTGTACTCCTAGGGGAAGACAACAACAGTTAATTCAATTTATTCAACCTCGAAAAAACCAAACGGGTTTAATTTATGCCCGCACTCGTAAAGACTGTGAACAATTAGCCCAATGGTTACAAAGTCAAAACTATTCAACTGTTGCTTATCATGCGGGGTTAGGTTCAGATGAACGCCGAAAAATAGAAAAAGATTGGTTACAGGAAAAGGTTAAATTTGTGGTGTGTAGTAGTGCCTTTGGGATGGGAATTAATAAAAGTAATGTCCGATGGGTTGCCCATTTTCAAGCTCCTTTTTTATTGTCAGAATATATTCAAGAAGTGGGACGTGCGGGAAGAGATGGTCAACCTGCGATCGCCCTCACAATTATTAGTGAACCCACAGGTTTTTTCTATCCTGAAGATAAACAACGGCAAAACTATTTAAAGGAAAACCTCCAAAAACAATATCAATTAGCCAATCAATTAATCAAGAAACTACCCTTAACAGGAAATATAGAAACCGTCTCTGAACAATTTCCAAATAGTGCGATCGCCCTTTCAATTTTACACGCTCAAGAACGATTAATCTGGCGCGATCCCTTCCATTATGAAATTCTCTCTAAACCCTCTAAATCGACTCTGGATCAAAATACAAAAGCCATTCAACAAATGAATCAATACTTAAAAACTCGTCACTGTCGATGGCAATTTTTATTACAAGCTTTCGGATTCAATTTAGATAATTCTTTCAAAAAATGCGGTCACTGCGATCGCTGTAAATCTAACTAG
- a CDS encoding RNA polymerase sigma factor, RpoD/SigA family, protein MPTVNTKHKDQAASKNARPATTDTVRTYLHEIGRVPLLTREQEITYGKQVQQMMQQLEAKETLAEQLGREPSQQELSEAVGISEEALQATVTQGRRAKQKMIEANLRLVVSIAKKYQKRNMEFLDLIQEGTLGLERGVEKFDPLRGYKFSTYAYWWIRQAITRAIAQNSRTIRLPIHITEKLNKIKKVQRDLVQKFGRNPTPGEIGEALELEPSQIRDYLLASRHPVSLDLRVGDNQDTELQDLLEDESTSADTFVTQELLRQDLKDLLADLTPQQREVITLRYGLEDGREMSLSKVGVRMNISRERVRQLENQALNHLRRRKAQVREYLAS, encoded by the coding sequence ATGCCAACTGTCAACACCAAACACAAAGATCAAGCGGCTTCCAAAAACGCTCGACCTGCCACCACTGACACAGTTCGTACCTATTTGCATGAAATTGGGCGTGTTCCTTTGCTAACACGAGAGCAAGAAATCACCTATGGCAAGCAGGTGCAGCAAATGATGCAACAGTTGGAAGCGAAAGAAACTCTAGCCGAACAACTGGGCCGCGAACCCAGTCAGCAAGAGTTGTCTGAAGCGGTGGGAATCAGCGAAGAAGCACTTCAGGCCACCGTGACGCAAGGACGCCGCGCCAAGCAAAAAATGATTGAAGCTAACTTGCGTTTAGTGGTGTCTATTGCTAAAAAATATCAAAAACGCAATATGGAATTCTTGGATTTAATCCAAGAAGGAACCCTCGGTTTAGAACGGGGTGTAGAAAAATTTGATCCCTTGCGGGGATATAAGTTCTCAACTTATGCTTACTGGTGGATTCGTCAAGCGATTACGCGGGCGATCGCCCAAAATTCTCGCACCATTCGTCTACCGATCCATATTACCGAAAAACTCAACAAAATCAAAAAAGTTCAACGGGACTTAGTGCAGAAATTCGGACGCAACCCCACTCCAGGGGAAATTGGGGAAGCATTAGAATTAGAGCCGAGTCAAATTCGGGATTATCTGTTGGCGTCTCGTCATCCGGTGTCTTTGGATTTGCGCGTCGGGGATAATCAAGATACCGAACTCCAAGATCTCTTGGAAGATGAAAGTACCTCCGCCGATACGTTTGTGACTCAAGAGTTACTGCGTCAGGACTTGAAAGATTTACTCGCGGACTTGACCCCGCAGCAACGAGAAGTGATTACCCTGCGTTATGGCTTGGAAGATGGTCGAGAGATGTCCTTATCTAAAGTCGGTGTTCGGATGAACATCAGCCGCGAGCGGGTACGTCAACTGGAAAACCAAGCGTTAAACCATCTCCGTCGTCGTAAAGCTCAAGTTCGGGAATATTTAGCCAGTTAA
- the hrcA gene encoding heat-inducible transcriptional repressor HrcA — MLTQFHLTERHHHILWATIRHYIATAEPVGSKALVEEYNLKVSPATIRNGMGVLERAGLLYQPHTSSGRVPSDSGYRIYVDKLITPSETFADEALQLLREHLNLKNCSLEAVLRGASQILSTLSGYITLVTLPQTITTRLRHLQLVSIEPGKIMLVVVTDSYQTQSSLIELSSPNHPSNSNTMEVNPLPENEEVLEQELQLLSNFLNAQLRGKSISELSALDWSELDREFQRYSDFLRKLLTDLSCRTQTPEYTRILISGIAEVLHLPEFSQLQQVKTLMHLLEEEQEQLWPLIFPPSQKERVTVRIGSENPLETIQGCTLVSAQYRRDNIPVGSVGILGPTRMMYENAIAVVEAAADYLSEALS; from the coding sequence ATGTTGACACAATTTCATTTAACAGAGCGACATCATCATATCCTCTGGGCAACGATTCGTCACTATATTGCGACGGCGGAACCCGTTGGTTCTAAAGCCTTGGTGGAAGAATACAACCTGAAAGTCAGTCCCGCGACCATTCGCAATGGGATGGGGGTGTTAGAACGAGCCGGACTGCTCTATCAACCCCATACGTCCTCTGGGCGAGTCCCCTCTGATTCGGGCTATCGAATTTATGTGGATAAATTAATCACTCCCTCCGAAACTTTTGCGGATGAAGCGCTGCAATTATTAAGGGAACATCTTAATTTAAAAAACTGTAGTTTAGAAGCCGTTTTGCGGGGTGCGTCTCAAATTTTATCCACTTTGAGTGGGTATATTACATTAGTTACATTACCCCAAACTATTACAACCCGGTTGCGACATTTGCAACTGGTTTCTATAGAACCGGGAAAAATTATGTTAGTGGTGGTGACGGATTCCTATCAAACCCAATCGAGTTTAATCGAGTTATCTTCTCCCAATCATCCTTCCAATTCTAACACAATGGAAGTTAATCCGTTACCTGAAAATGAAGAAGTTTTAGAACAAGAATTACAACTCCTCTCTAACTTTTTAAATGCTCAACTCAGAGGAAAATCAATTTCTGAACTTTCCGCTTTAGATTGGAGTGAATTAGATCGAGAATTTCAACGCTATTCTGACTTTTTACGGAAATTATTAACCGATTTAAGTTGTCGTACCCAAACCCCTGAATATACTCGAATTTTGATTAGTGGAATTGCTGAAGTTTTACATTTACCCGAATTTTCACAATTACAACAGGTAAAAACTCTGATGCACTTATTAGAAGAAGAACAGGAACAATTGTGGCCGTTAATTTTTCCTCCATCTCAAAAAGAACGAGTTACAGTTCGCATTGGGTCGGAAAATCCCTTAGAAACAATTCAAGGATGTACTCTGGTTTCGGCTCAATATCGACGGGATAATATTCCGGTCGGAAGTGTGGGAATATTGGGCCCAACTCGGATGATGTATGAAAATGCGATCGCCGTTGTTGAAGCCGCAGCCGATTATCTTTCGGAAGCACTGAGTTAA
- the queC gene encoding 7-cyano-7-deazaguanine synthase QueC, with the protein MKAVILLSGGLDSSTVLYQAKADGYECYAISFDYQQRHRKELESARKIAECAGVVEHQVVNFDLTLWGGSALTDNRLDLPQNRSPEKMAESIPITYVPARNTIFLSFALAYAEAIRARCVYIGVNALDYSGYPDCRPDYIQAMEKVFLLGTQQGREGNPITIKSPLIHLKKTEIIKLGNRLGVPWNFTWSCYAGDTKACGVCDSCRLRLAAFAELGLTDPIPYSHC; encoded by the coding sequence GTGAAAGCAGTAATTTTGTTATCAGGTGGTTTAGATTCCTCAACGGTTTTATACCAAGCAAAGGCGGATGGGTACGAATGTTATGCGATTTCTTTTGATTATCAACAGCGACATCGAAAGGAATTAGAATCTGCACGAAAAATTGCTGAGTGTGCCGGAGTAGTAGAACATCAAGTAGTGAATTTTGATCTCACTTTATGGGGCGGTTCTGCTTTAACAGATAATCGTCTGGATTTACCCCAGAATCGATCACCCGAAAAAATGGCTGAAAGTATCCCTATTACCTATGTTCCGGCGCGAAATACGATATTTTTAAGCTTTGCTTTAGCCTACGCAGAAGCCATCAGAGCTCGTTGTGTTTATATTGGTGTAAATGCGTTAGATTATTCCGGTTATCCTGATTGTAGACCGGATTATATTCAAGCGATGGAAAAGGTGTTTTTATTGGGAACACAACAAGGTCGAGAAGGAAATCCGATCACGATTAAATCCCCATTGATTCATTTAAAAAAAACAGAGATTATCAAACTCGGAAATCGTTTAGGTGTTCCCTGGAATTTTACTTGGTCTTGTTATGCAGGAGATACAAAAGCTTGCGGGGTTTGTGATTCCTGTCGTTTACGATTAGCTGCGTTTGCAGAACTGGGATTAACTGACCCGATTCCCTATAGTCACTGTTAA
- a CDS encoding alpha/beta fold hydrolase, with protein MTFVRKTLSLSKVNLSYLEWNSAVKASSDTNILLLHGLADQALVWKKLAEELSDRYHIIAPDMRGHGESSKPDRGYTFTEVIEDLEALMEHLNWSKAHILGHSWTGKVAAIWAKQNPQKFNSMILVDPIFIMNFPSLFKFMLPLLYRQLDCLKLIGPFTSFEQAENQAKELAQFSGWSDLQQELFQAGMEQKPDGSWGSKFRIPTRNEIFEQVLEVPGLTQAIDIPTLLIQPEKGVNRQDWQLQPYKKYLTHLEIQKIPGNHWSFLVEPDSFNQTVQAFLNAQIQVKL; from the coding sequence ATGACTTTTGTTAGAAAAACCTTATCATTATCTAAAGTTAATCTATCTTATTTAGAATGGAATTCTGCGGTTAAAGCTTCATCGGATACAAATATTTTATTATTACATGGGTTAGCAGATCAAGCGTTAGTCTGGAAAAAATTAGCAGAGGAATTAAGCGATCGCTATCATATTATAGCACCGGATATGCGAGGACATGGAGAAAGTAGTAAACCCGATCGCGGATATACATTTACGGAAGTGATTGAAGATTTAGAAGCGTTAATGGAGCATCTAAATTGGTCAAAAGCTCATATTTTAGGACATTCTTGGACGGGAAAAGTGGCAGCAATTTGGGCAAAGCAGAATCCTCAAAAATTTAATAGTATGATCTTAGTTGATCCCATTTTTATTATGAATTTTCCGAGTCTGTTTAAATTCATGCTTCCCCTGCTGTATCGTCAGTTAGATTGCTTAAAATTAATCGGCCCCTTTACGAGTTTTGAACAGGCAGAAAATCAAGCTAAAGAATTAGCTCAATTTTCGGGATGGAGTGATTTACAACAGGAATTGTTTCAAGCCGGAATGGAACAGAAACCCGATGGAAGTTGGGGGAGTAAATTTAGAATTCCCACCCGAAATGAAATTTTTGAACAGGTGTTAGAAGTTCCAGGGTTAACGCAAGCTATTGATATTCCCACGTTATTAATTCAACCGGAAAAAGGAGTAAATCGCCAAGACTGGCAATTACAACCTTATAAAAAGTATTTAACTCACTTAGAAATTCAGAAGATTCCGGGAAATCATTGGTCATTTCTAGTTGAACCCGATAGTTTCAATCAAACTGTTCAAGCGTTTTTAAATGCTCAAATTCAGGTAAAATTATAA